ATGTCAACAGTTTTCTTCTTTGTACCTAAAAGCCTATCAAGAAATCTGTTAAATAATGACTTAGAACAGCAAATATTATTATAACAAATTTTCATAATAAGTCAAGTAAAATCGTATTATTTTATTAGCTTTTCAATTGTACTTAAGACAGCGGTATTCTCAAAAGGTTTCAACAAAAAATCTGATGCACCTGCTTCCAAGGCATCATTTATGATGGCCTGCTGCCCAATGGCAGTTACCATAACAATCCGCGCAATAGAATCTTCCTTATGAATCAATTTAACAGCTTCTACGCCATTTAATTTAGGCATGGTAATATCCATTGTTGTAATATCCGGTTTCAATTGGCGGAATAATTGTACAGCCTGCATACCGTCTCCGGCTTCGCCAACAATTTCATGACCGCCATCTACCAATACCTTTTTTAACATCATGCGCATAAAAGCCGAATCATCACAGACAAGAATTTTAGCCAATCCCGGCACCTGCCTTCTCAAAAAACTATTTTAATGTTCAAGCAATCGTGATTCCAATTGTATAATTGTAGATTCTAAGTAATTTTTCAGATTTTCTTCAAGCTCTTTTAGTGTCTTAGCATCGAAATCAAAAGTCATTTCCGGAGTACGCCGAAGCCTAATTTCGCCAAAATATTCATCACGATAAATATTATAATAAATAAGCAAATTACTTTCTTCTTCAAAACAGCTATAATCTAATACAATATAAGAACCATTAATCATTTTGATTGGTTCACTAGGACGAATAAAAAGTTCAAACTGCCTAATTTTTTGTGGCAAGTCCAAACCATACTGCCAAGTAGTAATACCTGTATTCAATAAAATACTTTCCATATGATGTGATTCATAAACAGATAGCTTATGAAGTGTTTCTGTCATTCGTTCCTTGATCAACTTCTCAAACACTTCTACGTCAGTCACAATGTAGCCGACATCATTATACTCAGTCAATCCAATAATAATACGCACCATAAAATCTCTTGTTGCTTCATCATAAAAAGCAATGAACTGACAACGTTTTTCCTGCAAAGTATAGGTAAACAATACTGTCTTAGTACCTTCTTCTTTAACAGATAAATCTAATTCAAATCCCAGCACATTCTTTGACAACTGCTTCAAAAATGGCCAAGCAATCAATTCTTCTTTACTAGGCATATTAATTTCCTCTTTTATTTCGCATGGTAAGCAATTATTTTTAGGTATTAAGTCTTTAGGTATTAAGTCGCAATTTTATAAGTTCGCCACTGATTATGAAAAACCTCCTAAGTCGGGAACCAATTCAATTCTTTCCGAATACTTATAAAGTAGCTAAAAAACAGCCAGGAGGAATAGTTATGAGTCAAAAAAAAGCTTATAGTTTAATTAGTGTCATTCTCATGCTTATATTTATTTTAGCAGCCTGTACATCTACACCAGCTGTTCGTAATCAAATATCTGAGGGACCTGCATGGGCACCGACCTTAAGTCCTCTTGCGAGTCCAGTCGTTGTAAAAGTTGGCATGAAACAAGTCATTTCCGATGCAGGTATCCTAATTGGTATGGCTAAGGGATATTATCAGGATTTGGGTATACAAATCGAACCTGTCCAGTTTAATTCAGGTCAAGAAATGATTAATCAGTTAGCAGCCAGTCAGCTTGACGTAGGAGCAACAGTCACTGCATCGGGACTGTTTAATGCCATGTCACGCAACATCCCGATTAAAATCGTCGCGGACAAGGGTATCAATATCCCTGGTAGCGGTTATTACCGCTTGGTCATTCGGCAGGATCTTGTGAATACCATTAAGGATTATACTGATTTAAAAGGAAAGAAAATCGCCATTGTCGGCACAGCTTCACTTGATGAAATTTCCGCAGACCGTGTACTAGCCAAAGCTGGACTGTCCACAAATGATGTGGATATACAAGTGATTCGCTCGTTTAGTGATATGCTTGTGTCTTTGTCAAACAAAAGCATTGATGCCGCCATGGTTATTGAACCATTTATTGCACAAGGAATAGCGAAGAATATACTCGCCCCCTGGAAAGATCCAGCTGATTATGATCCCGACGCCCAAACAGCCTTACTTGTCTTTGGTACTAGTCTCGTTCAGCAAAATGACGTCGCCAACCGTTTTATGACTGCCTACGTTAAATCATTGCGGGACTACAACGATGCCTTTTTTAAAGATATTCACAAACAAGAAACAATCGACATACTCTGCAAATATTCCGTTATTAAAGATCCGAATTTATATGAAAAGATGTTTCCAACAGGTCTAAACCCCAATGGCTATGTACGGATGAAAGGCATTCAAATGGATTTAGACTGGTACGAACAACACAATCTCGTTAAAAATATTTCCATCAACGATGCTGTAGATAATCGATATGTTGATTTTGCCTTGCAAATTTTAGGTAACTATTAAGCAAGGGAGGACCAAAAATGACTGCAAAATCTCCCTACCATCGTTTACTTACGTTGTTATCCATTCTGTCTCCACTGAGCCTATTAATCATCTGGGAGGCTTTAGCCCGCCTGCACTTCATTGACATTCGCTTATTCTCCAGCCCCACGCTCATTCTCAAGGCTTTCATTCCACTGTTATTATCAGGTGACTTGCTTTACAATACCTATATCAGCGTACAGCGCGTCCTCATCGGCTTCATTGCCGGTACAGTTCCTGGCATTCTGTTAGGCATTAGTATGGGACTGTCACCTTTTGTGCGTTCTGCCATTGAGCCCATGATTGCGGCAACTTACCCCATTCCCAAACTCGCCATTATGCCGCTTATCTTACTTGTTTTCGGTATTGGTGAAACCTCAAAAATATTTACTATTGCTATCGGTGTGTTCTATCTCGTCGTCATTAACACAATGGCCGGTGTACTCAATATTGATAAAATTTATCTTGATGTAGCCAAAAACTTTGGTGCCAGCCGCAAAAATTTTTACTTAACCGTGGCCTTACCTGGTGCCCTTCCCATGATTTTTGCCGGTCTAAAACTCGGGATGGGAATGGCGCTCATCTTGATTGTAGCAGCAGAAATGTCAGCATCCAAAGCCGGAGTAGGCTGGATGATCTGGCGCTCCTATGACATGTTCGACATTGAACCTATGTTTGTGGCACTTATCATGTTATCTGTACTCGGCTATATTTTTACTCTGTTACTAGACCGAATCGAAGCATGGGTCTTACCTTGGAAACAACAGCCGTAACAAAAGGAGGTGCTGTTCTTGGAACAAACAAAACAAAGTATTGTGTTAACAAACCTTGAAAAAACATTTACTGTTGCAGACGGCGCAATTACGGCCTTAGATAAAATCAGTCTTACAATTGACTGCGGCGAGTTTTGTGTCATTGTCGGACCAAGTGGCTGTGGAAAAACAACACTCCTACGCATTTTAGCAGGTCTTGATACGGCTACAGGCGGTAGAATGGAGATCGTCCCTTCCTCCTCTTGTCGGCCAATCAATTCTATGGTTTTCCAGGAACAATCTATTTTTCCCTGGCTGACTGTAACGGAGAATGTGGAATATGGCCTAAAAATGCGCAATATCCCCAAACAACAGCGAAAAGAGCTTGCGAACTATTATATTCAGAAGATTGGACTTGAACAGTTTGCCAACGCCTATCCCCATCAATTATCAGGCGGTATGAAACAACGGGTCAGTGTAGCCCGGGCTTTTGCTAACGACCCGGAAATTTTACTTATGGATGAACCTTTTGGTTCTCTTGATGAACAAAATCGCATGATTCTTCAACAGGAAGTGCTGAAAATTTGGGAGCAAACTAAAAAAACGACGGTTTTTATCACCCATAGTATTGATGAGGCCCTCTGCCTCGGTGACCGTATTGTCATCATGACTGCACATCCTGGAAAAATCAAAGCGACGATTGCCGTAGACTTACCTCGGCCCCGCGAAATTGCCAATATCCGTACGACTATCCATTATAATGAACTATATCAACAAATTTGGTATAACTTAAAAGATGAAGTCACGAAAAAGTCACGCCACTAACTTCTGTTTTTCCTGTACGTTTTCTTATCAAATATATATCCTTTGGCATTTAGTAAATTGCCAAGTTACCATTGAAATGGAAATAATGTCAGCGGATTTTGAACCGTTGACATTATTTTTTGTTATAAATTTGACACAATTAACGTCGCCAATGACACGTCAACTAAAGCAGCATCCTTCACTACAAAAATACTCTCCCTCGCTGCTTTCTGAAACGCTTCGTCACCTCACCTCCTCTTCACATAACTTGTTTATAGTACATATAATAGTATACCAACACTAACGAAAGAAGGGTGGCTATGAAAGAAGCGCAAAAAATTACGTGCGTTAATAATAGTGGTTTTGCTGTGAAATTTCAAATTTGTTACTTGGATAATAGCAGTCAAACGAGGGTTTCCAAATGGAACTCCGGCAATTTTCCTACTGGGCAAAATAGAACCTGCGACTTAAAGAAAGATATTCCAGAAATTCAGGAAGGTACGATTGTTTGGCCGCATATTCTTGCCATAATTGGTAAATCAACCAATGGAGATAAAGTTAAATTTAAATATAACTTACAGGCGGCGGTTTATATAATTGAAGACACAGATAATAATTTCCATATTGATTTAAGCTAAAAAAAAAAATAAACCTCAACTCTTTATGCTGAAAAGGGTTGAGGTATCTTTTTAGCCCCTATCTAAACCTGGACAGCCCTCACTTAATCCTTACTGTTACATTTATTTAAAAACTATTGCCCAAACTCATAAACTGACCTCATCGGTGTCATTTGCGCTGTGTTATTATACTTTAAAGTTCGTCACGGCTGACTGAAGAGCGGCTGCTGTATCTGCCAATACTTTACTTGAAGCAGCAATTTCCTGCATAGAAGCAGACTGCTCTTCAGTCGCCGCCGAAACGCTTTGTGTCTCGGTGGCATTTTCTTTGGCAACCTTATCAACGTTTTGTACAGAAGAAACTAGCCCTTGGCTTCCTGCCGCAATCAGATCAATCGCTTCCATGATGCCATGAATTTGCGTTGATAGGCTTTCTACGGCATCAGCAATAGATTTAAAAGTATTCCCAGCTGATTCAACCACTTCAATCCCTGTCTTAACACCGTTAGTGCTATCTTGGGTAACAACAATAGCTTGATCCATGTCCACCTCATTTTTCTGAATCAATCCCGCGATTTTTTGGGCTGCTTGATTGGACTCTTCCGCCAATTTTCGCACTTCCTCAGCTACTACGGCAAACCCCCGACCTGCTTCTCCTGCTCTGGCAGCCTCAATTGCAGCGTTAAGAGCCAACAGATTGGTCTGTCCAGCAATAGCGGAAATCAAAGTGACAATTTCCCTAATTTCACGCGACCCTTGCGCCAGATTGCCAATCGTATTTTGAACCGTTTCGGAACCCGCGCCAATAGCCCCCATCTGTTCTCTGGCTTGTTCAATAGTCTGGCGTCCCTCTGCCGTAGACTTAGCCGTATTCTCAGCGATAACCGCTATCTCCCTGCCTGTGATGACAATGCGCTCGATACCTGCCGACATTTGCTGCACAATACCTGCCATACTATCCACTGCGTTTGCCTGCAAATCCGAGCCTTCGGCAATACGGCAAACAGCTCCGGCAACTTGATTGGTTACGTCAGCACACTGTTGTGCACTTGCAGTCATCTCTTCGCTAGAGGCTGCAACGGTTTCCGCTTTAGCTTGAACTTGCATAACTAATTTGCGCAGTCTATCCGCCATTTGACCAAAGGATTCAGCCAATTGTCCGACTTCATCCTGGGAATGAACATTAATTTTTCTCAGCCTTAAATCGCCTTCAGCTAAGAGAATTGATTCATCCCGAATTTTAGTTATCGGCTGAGTAAATTTAGCGCTGAATATCACAACCGCAATTGCTCCTAATAATATACACACTATCGAAGCTGCAAACAGGATAAGACTCAAGATCCCCGTTTCACGAGTAGCTTCCGTTACGGGAGCTGTAATCATCATAATCCAACGCTGATTGCCAGGAAGGTCAATCGGTGTAAATACGCTAACCATAGGAATATCTTTGTTTATAAACGTATGTATGCCCTTTACCTGTTTTCCGCTTTCAACAGCCGCTTTAAAAAGTGATATTAAATTGTCGTCAAATTCATTAACACCAAGTTTTAGTTCTGGTTCAATCTTCTTTTCCGTCAGGTTCAGTTTCCCATTTAATTCAGGATACTGGGTATTAGCAATAATCATACCTGATTTAGCAGCGATGACTCCATAGCCACTGTCTTTGAATTTGATATCCTTTACCATATCATTTAAACTATCAAGCGGTACAGTAGCCTGCAGTACACCCGTCAAGTTCCCATTTACTACTACGGGCACCGCAATTGCCAACGATATTTTTCCCGTGCCTTTTGCAACAAGCGGATCTGATATGGCGATTTTCCTTGTCTGAACGGCTTTTTTGTAGTACTCGCGATCACCGATATATACAGTATCACCTTGCGACCGTAGCACGTTCCCGCTTAAATCTCCATAATTAAGGCCTGTAAATTTGTTATTGCGCTTAATTCCGTCTGCCAAAGTATTGACAATCTGCTGCCGATCATTGCCGTTTCGAATATAAGGATTATTGGCCAATTCTTGTACAAATATTATAATTTCATCAGTAGAAGCTTGCACGCGATTAGCATAGTCTGTACCTATTGCCGCGGCAACCTCATCAACGCTTTTAGAAAGCGCCTGTTTTGAAAAATAATAGCTTACCCCAGTCAATACGCTCAATGAAATCAACATAATAGACAGCATAACAAGCAATAAACGCATGCGGATACTTGCTATGTTGAAGCCAAAACTATTTTTGGACATGAATTCACCTCCGATAATTTAAACACAACGGTTTAATAATTTATTTAAATTACTTTTTTAGCTCGAAGGTCAGCTAATTGTTGAGTGCTCATTCCCAGGAATTCTTGTAAGATCTCTTCTGTATGCTGCCCTAATAACGGTGCTGGAGTTTCAACTGCACCAGGAGTAGCGGAAAGTTTAATCGGCAATCCAGGCATTTTTAAGCGTCCAGCTACAGGATGATCTATTTCTACGATCATATTCCTTGCTTGAACCTGCGGATCTGCTATCACCTGATCAACTGTGTTGATGGGACCGCAAGGAATACCTGCGCCATCCAAGACCTCAATCCATTCGGCTACAGTTTTGGCTGGAAATTCTCCGTCAAGTATCGATTTCAGTTGTTTTTGATTTTTAGTTCTATCGGCATTGGCTACAAAATGCTCATCAGTAACAAGGTCTTCGCGCTTAATTAACTGGCAAAATTTCGCCCAGAGTCTATCATTGCCAATGGCAATGATGATATACCCGTCTTGGGCGCGAAAAGCTTCGAAGGGGGTAATTGATGGATGACGATTACCAATAGGGCTAGGCACTGTTCCTGAGACTAAGTACCTTGATATAGCATTTTCTAATATCGCTACTTGGCAATCTAGCATGGCTACATCCACTTTTTGCCCTTTACCTGTTATTGCTCGACTGTATAATGCCGTTAATATGCCAGTGGCAGTAAACAATCCCGCGGTGATATCGCCGACTGAAGCACCGACCCGCGTTGGCTCACCACCCTCTTGACCAGTAATACTCATGATTCCGCCCAAACCTTGCACGATGACGTCATAAGCCGGTTTTTTCATATAAGGCCCGCTATGTCCAAAACCGGAACAAGCGGCATATATGATCCTCGGATTGATCTCTTGTAGCACTTCATAACCGAGACCGAATTTTTCCATTACTCCTGGCCGATAGTTTTCAAGTACAACATCAGCCTTTTTTACCATTTCTTTAAAAATTTCCTGTCCTTCAGATAATTTTAGATTTAAAGTCATAGACCGCTTTCCTCGGTTTAAGCTCATAAAATAAGCACTTTCTTTATTCACAAAGGGACCAAAAGCCCTGGAATCATCCCCTACTTCCGGCGTTTCAATTTTGATAACATCTGCTCCAAAGTCGGCAAGCATCATGGAAGTGTATGGCCCAGCTAAAACCCGACTTAAATCTAATACGCAAATTCCTTCAAGTGGTTTCAATACAAAATCCCCTTCGATTCAATTTTATTATAGAATATATTATCATATCGTATTGCCATTTAGCCTTTACCAAGGATAGAAATTTTTTTGCCAACCTGATTTAAGGTTATTCCATCTTGGTAATAGATTGAGTTGCAATACCCCCTGTACTTTTCGACTTACACGCGAGTATACCCAACCTGTAAAGATAAGAATGATTGCTCATATATGCATATGAGCAATCATTCTCAGAATTATAGATAAGCAATAGCTTCAATTTCAACAGAAACGTCTTTAGGCAACCTAGCTATCTGGACACAGCACCTAGCCGGAGCATCTTGTGAAAAATATTCTCCATAAACTTGGTTAACTGTTTGGAAATCATTCAGGTCTATAAGAAATACTGTTGTTTTTACAACATTCTCCAACCCTAGATTTTCGCTTCTCAGAATAGCTGTAAGATTATCTAAAGCCTGTTTTGTCTGTTCCGCAACACCGCCGGACACTACGGTTCCGGTGGTGGGATCAACGGGTATTTGACCGGAAATAAACATGAAGCTACCCGCTTTTATTGCTTGAGAATAAGGACCTATCGCCGCAGGCGCTTTATCCGTATTAACAACGCTTTTCATAAATAATTTCCTCCTATAAATATCCTTTTATTTTCCAACTAATCTTACCACAAGCTTCTGGCACATCTGTAAACCACTATTCTTTTGCTGACACCACTTGTTTACTGTACTTTATTGCTCAGCCAAGAGCTTGTATTTTTCTAACCGTTCCTTGGCATCCTGTTCGGTTTTTTCAAATAAAGCATCAGCCATGGTGGGAAATTGCTTCTTCAACGACGAGTAACGTACTTCACCCATAAGGAATTCCTTAAAATCCATAGTGGGTTCTTTCGAATCCATCGTAAAAGGATTCTGGCCCACATCTTTGCTTTGAGGATTGTACCGATAAAGTCCCCAATATCCACTATCCACAGCGTGTTTGGCCTCCAATTGACTGCAACCCATCCCCGTTTTCAGACCATGATTAATACAAGGCGCGTATGCAATAATCAAGGAGGGTCCTGGATAGGCCTCGGCTTCTGCAATGGCTTTGAGCGTTTGATTCTTGTCAGCCCCCATGGCAATTTGTGCTACGTAGATATAGCCATAGCTCATGGCTATCATTCCAAGGTCCTTTTTCTTGGTGCGTTTTCCGCTAGCTGCAAATTTGGCAATCGCTGCTGCCGGAGTAGCCTTCGAAGACTGCCCGCCTGTATTGGAGTATACTTCCGTATCAAGCACTAAAACATTTACGTTCTCTCCGGAAGCCAGTACATGGTCTAATCCGCCGAATCCGATGTCGTAAGCCCATCCGTCGCCACCGAATATCCATTGTGATCTCTTCACCAAAAAGTCTTTATTTTTATAGATTTCATTCAAAAGCGGCTCATTACCTTTAACCTCTTCCAGAACCTCTATCAGCTTGTCCGCCCTATCCCGTGTACCCTCACCTAAATCTTTATTAACTAACCATTCTTCACTGGCTATTTTAAATTTTTCCCCAAAATTCAATTGAGTCGCTTTCTCAATATCCATGGCCACTTTGTTTCTTACTTGCTTTACACCTAAGAACATGCCTAGACCAAATTCAGCGTTATCTTCAAATAAAGAATTTCCCCAAGCCGGACCATGACCCCGATGATTTTTGGTATAAGGTACAGACGGCGCACTGCCTGCCCAAACGGAAGAACAACCCGTAGCGTTGGCCACCATCATTCGATCGCCAAACAATTGCGTCACCAGTTTAGCATACGGAGTTTCTCCGCAACCTGCACAAGCGCCTGAGAACTCTAGCAACGGTTGCTCAAACTGGCTGCCTTTTACTGTTTTTTTGTTCATTGGATTTTCTTTGTGAGATAAGTTCATCGCATAATCCCAAAGCTCAACTTGGTTGATTTGCGTAGCAAGTGGTTTCATCACTAAGGCTTTCTCCTTAGCTGGACAAACTTGGGCGCAATTTCCACAACCCGTACAATCAAGCGGAGAAAGTGCCATTCTGAAGTTTACATTTTTAGCACCAACAGCCGCTTTAGCAGTAAATCCTTCAGGAGCATTTCTCAGTTCTTCTTCATTGACAAGCACAGGTCTGATGGTAGCATGCGGGCAAACATAGGCGCATTGGTTACACTGAATGCATTTAGCACTTTGCCATTCAGGCACGTTGATGGCAATACCGCGTTTTTCATAAGCTGCAGTACCCACGGGGAAAGTGCCATCTTCCACACAAGTGAAGGCGCTTACAGGCAGCTTATCCCCTTCTTGACGGTTCACTGGATTGAGAATATTTTTAATGAATTCCGGAACTTTCTTAGCCGGTTCTTCTTGCTGTTGGGCATTTTTCCATGAATCAGGAATAAGGATTTTCACGCTGGAATTTACGCCTGTGTCAATGGCGGCGTTGTTCATGGCAACAACTTTTTCACCTTTTTTGCCGTATGATTTGACGACGGCTTCTTTTAGATAGTTAGTGGCTTCTTCCACGGGAATAATCTGGGCAATTTTAAAGAAAGCGGATTGCATAATCATATTGATCCTGCCGCCAAGACCTATTTTCTGAGCAATACCTACGGCGTCTATTGTGTAAAAGTTGATATGATTTTCGAAGATGTAACGTTTCATAGTTGCAGGCAAGTTATCCTCTAGTTCCTGCTCACTCCATGTACAATTGAGCAGAAAACTACCGCCCGGCTTTAAGCCTTCTAATACATTGTATTTATCTACATAAGACTGGTTGTGACAGGCGATAAAATCGGCCTTATTGATAAGATAGGGCGATCGAATGGGCTGTTTACCAAACCGCAGGTGGGAGATCGTCACGCCACCGGATTTTTTGGAATCATAGGAAAAATATGCCTGAGCATACATGTCGGTATGATCGCCGATAATTTTGATGGCGCTCTTATTGGCTCCCACTGTTCCATCTGAACCGAGGCCCCAGAATTTGCAGGCTTTCGTTTCGACTGGCGTTGTATCAATATCTTGGCCAAAAGGCAGCGAGGTATTATTTACATCATCGATGATTCCTACGGTAAAATGATCTTTGGGCTGCTGCTGTTTAAGGTTTTCATACACGGCTTGAATATGTCCGGGAACAATATCTTTCCCACCGACACCGCAGCGGCCACCCACAATGACGGGATGCCACTCGCTATTATTATAAAAGGCTGTTTTTACATCCAAATATAAAGGCTCAGCTAAGGATCCCATCTCTTTGGTTCTATCTAACACGGCAATCTTTTTTACTGTTTTAGGAATATATTTAAAGAAGTGTTCAATGGAGAAGGGTCTGTACAGATGAACATTGAGCAGTCCGACTTTTTCCCCTTTAGCATTTAAGTGATCGACCATTTCTTCAATGGCCTCACACATGGAACCCATGGCAATGATCATTCTATCGGCATCTTTCGCCCCGTAATAATTGAAGAGATGATATTCCCGGCCGGTAAGCTTGGTAATTTCACGCATATAGTTTTCTACGATGTCGGGAAGAGCTTGATAATACCGATTGGTTACTTCTCTTTGCTGGAAGTGAATATCGGAATTTTGGACGGTT
This Pelorhabdus rhamnosifermentans DNA region includes the following protein-coding sequences:
- a CDS encoding RidA family protein, with amino-acid sequence MKSVVNTDKAPAAIGPYSQAIKAGSFMFISGQIPVDPTTGTVVSGGVAEQTKQALDNLTAILRSENLGLENVVKTTVFLIDLNDFQTVNQVYGEYFSQDAPARCCVQIARLPKDVSVEIEAIAYL
- a CDS encoding ABC transporter ATP-binding protein codes for the protein MEQTKQSIVLTNLEKTFTVADGAITALDKISLTIDCGEFCVIVGPSGCGKTTLLRILAGLDTATGGRMEIVPSSSCRPINSMVFQEQSIFPWLTVTENVEYGLKMRNIPKQQRKELANYYIQKIGLEQFANAYPHQLSGGMKQRVSVARAFANDPEILLMDEPFGSLDEQNRMILQQEVLKIWEQTKKTTVFITHSIDEALCLGDRIVIMTAHPGKIKATIAVDLPRPREIANIRTTIHYNELYQQIWYNLKDEVTKKSRH
- a CDS encoding ABC transporter permease, producing the protein MTAKSPYHRLLTLLSILSPLSLLIIWEALARLHFIDIRLFSSPTLILKAFIPLLLSGDLLYNTYISVQRVLIGFIAGTVPGILLGISMGLSPFVRSAIEPMIAATYPIPKLAIMPLILLVFGIGETSKIFTIAIGVFYLVVINTMAGVLNIDKIYLDVAKNFGASRKNFYLTVALPGALPMIFAGLKLGMGMALILIVAAEMSASKAGVGWMIWRSYDMFDIEPMFVALIMLSVLGYIFTLLLDRIEAWVLPWKQQP
- a CDS encoding methyl-accepting chemotaxis protein, producing the protein MSKNSFGFNIASIRMRLLLVMLSIMLISLSVLTGVSYYFSKQALSKSVDEVAAAIGTDYANRVQASTDEIIIFVQELANNPYIRNGNDRQQIVNTLADGIKRNNKFTGLNYGDLSGNVLRSQGDTVYIGDREYYKKAVQTRKIAISDPLVAKGTGKISLAIAVPVVVNGNLTGVLQATVPLDSLNDMVKDIKFKDSGYGVIAAKSGMIIANTQYPELNGKLNLTEKKIEPELKLGVNEFDDNLISLFKAAVESGKQVKGIHTFINKDIPMVSVFTPIDLPGNQRWIMMITAPVTEATRETGILSLILFAASIVCILLGAIAVVIFSAKFTQPITKIRDESILLAEGDLRLRKINVHSQDEVGQLAESFGQMADRLRKLVMQVQAKAETVAASSEEMTASAQQCADVTNQVAGAVCRIAEGSDLQANAVDSMAGIVQQMSAGIERIVITGREIAVIAENTAKSTAEGRQTIEQAREQMGAIGAGSETVQNTIGNLAQGSREIREIVTLISAIAGQTNLLALNAAIEAARAGEAGRGFAVVAEEVRKLAEESNQAAQKIAGLIQKNEVDMDQAIVVTQDSTNGVKTGIEVVESAGNTFKSIADAVESLSTQIHGIMEAIDLIAAGSQGLVSSVQNVDKVAKENATETQSVSAATEEQSASMQEIAASSKVLADTAAALQSAVTNFKV
- a CDS encoding ABC transporter substrate-binding protein — protein: MSQKKAYSLISVILMLIFILAACTSTPAVRNQISEGPAWAPTLSPLASPVVVKVGMKQVISDAGILIGMAKGYYQDLGIQIEPVQFNSGQEMINQLAASQLDVGATVTASGLFNAMSRNIPIKIVADKGINIPGSGYYRLVIRQDLVNTIKDYTDLKGKKIAIVGTASLDEISADRVLAKAGLSTNDVDIQVIRSFSDMLVSLSNKSIDAAMVIEPFIAQGIAKNILAPWKDPADYDPDAQTALLVFGTSLVQQNDVANRFMTAYVKSLRDYNDAFFKDIHKQETIDILCKYSVIKDPNLYEKMFPTGLNPNGYVRMKGIQMDLDWYEQHNLVKNISINDAVDNRYVDFALQILGNY
- a CDS encoding CaiB/BaiF CoA transferase family protein, translated to MKPLEGICVLDLSRVLAGPYTSMMLADFGADVIKIETPEVGDDSRAFGPFVNKESAYFMSLNRGKRSMTLNLKLSEGQEIFKEMVKKADVVLENYRPGVMEKFGLGYEVLQEINPRIIYAACSGFGHSGPYMKKPAYDVIVQGLGGIMSITGQEGGEPTRVGASVGDITAGLFTATGILTALYSRAITGKGQKVDVAMLDCQVAILENAISRYLVSGTVPSPIGNRHPSITPFEAFRAQDGYIIIAIGNDRLWAKFCQLIKREDLVTDEHFVANADRTKNQKQLKSILDGEFPAKTVAEWIEVLDGAGIPCGPINTVDQVIADPQVQARNMIVEIDHPVAGRLKMPGLPIKLSATPGAVETPAPLLGQHTEEILQEFLGMSTQQLADLRAKKVI
- the nifJ gene encoding pyruvate:ferredoxin (flavodoxin) oxidoreductase, whose translation is MKRKMKTMDGNTAAAHIAYAFTDVAAIFPITPSSNMAESTDEWAAQGRKNIFGQTVQVVEMQSEGGAAGAVHGSLQAGALTTTYTASQGLLLMIPNMYKIAGELLPGVFHVSARVVGANAISIFGDHSDVMATRQTGFALLAESSVQQVMDLSAVAHLSAIKGRVPFLNFFDGFRTSHEIQKIETLEYDELAQLVDQDALDEFRRRGLNPDHPVLRGTVQNSDIHFQQREVTNRYYQALPDIVENYMREITKLTGREYHLFNYYGAKDADRMIIAMGSMCEAIEEMVDHLNAKGEKVGLLNVHLYRPFSIEHFFKYIPKTVKKIAVLDRTKEMGSLAEPLYLDVKTAFYNNSEWHPVIVGGRCGVGGKDIVPGHIQAVYENLKQQQPKDHFTVGIIDDVNNTSLPFGQDIDTTPVETKACKFWGLGSDGTVGANKSAIKIIGDHTDMYAQAYFSYDSKKSGGVTISHLRFGKQPIRSPYLINKADFIACHNQSYVDKYNVLEGLKPGGSFLLNCTWSEQELEDNLPATMKRYIFENHINFYTIDAVGIAQKIGLGGRINMIMQSAFFKIAQIIPVEEATNYLKEAVVKSYGKKGEKVVAMNNAAIDTGVNSSVKILIPDSWKNAQQQEEPAKKVPEFIKNILNPVNRQEGDKLPVSAFTCVEDGTFPVGTAAYEKRGIAINVPEWQSAKCIQCNQCAYVCPHATIRPVLVNEEELRNAPEGFTAKAAVGAKNVNFRMALSPLDCTGCGNCAQVCPAKEKALVMKPLATQINQVELWDYAMNLSHKENPMNKKTVKGSQFEQPLLEFSGACAGCGETPYAKLVTQLFGDRMMVANATGCSSVWAGSAPSVPYTKNHRGHGPAWGNSLFEDNAEFGLGMFLGVKQVRNKVAMDIEKATQLNFGEKFKIASEEWLVNKDLGEGTRDRADKLIEVLEEVKGNEPLLNEIYKNKDFLVKRSQWIFGGDGWAYDIGFGGLDHVLASGENVNVLVLDTEVYSNTGGQSSKATPAAAIAKFAASGKRTKKKDLGMIAMSYGYIYVAQIAMGADKNQTLKAIAEAEAYPGPSLIIAYAPCINHGLKTGMGCSQLEAKHAVDSGYWGLYRYNPQSKDVGQNPFTMDSKEPTMDFKEFLMGEVRYSSLKKQFPTMADALFEKTEQDAKERLEKYKLLAEQ
- a CDS encoding response regulator, coding for MAKILVCDDSAFMRMMLKKVLVDGGHEIVGEAGDGMQAVQLFRQLKPDITTMDITMPKLNGVEAVKLIHKEDSIARIVMVTAIGQQAIINDALEAGASDFLLKPFENTAVLSTIEKLIK